The proteins below are encoded in one region of Ferruginibacter lapsinanis:
- a CDS encoding efflux RND transporter periplasmic adaptor subunit: MVSVYKKILFASICIFALSCKSKKEEATKQNTTQQATLVDVIIAGTQQLSNTIEANGNVVANESLEIHPEVSGRLTYLNVPDGASVSAGTILAKINDADLQAQLSKSKSQLSLAEKTEERLRKLLAVNGINQADYDAALNSVNNIKADIQLLKAQIDKTVVKAPFAGVLGLRMVSPGAYITPQTILATLQETNKVKIDFTVPAIYADLIKRGATVSIINNNEPKRTAVIVATETEINTTTRNLKVRALLGGVPINPGAFVKVLIDAGKQINSIVIPTNAIIPDATSKKLIVVKNGKGTFVNVETGLRTSSGVEITKGIAVGDSVVVTGVLFVKPNAPVKIKSVKNLTELTKEQ; encoded by the coding sequence ATGGTATCAGTGTACAAAAAGATTCTTTTTGCTTCTATCTGCATTTTTGCCTTATCCTGCAAAAGCAAAAAAGAAGAGGCTACAAAACAGAATACAACTCAACAGGCAACATTGGTGGATGTAATAATTGCTGGTACACAACAGCTAAGTAACACCATCGAAGCCAATGGTAATGTCGTTGCAAACGAAAGCCTGGAAATTCATCCGGAAGTGAGCGGTCGGCTTACTTACCTTAATGTACCCGATGGAGCAAGTGTTAGTGCAGGCACTATATTGGCAAAAATTAATGATGCCGATCTACAGGCACAATTATCAAAAAGCAAAAGTCAATTATCGTTAGCCGAAAAAACAGAGGAACGTTTACGTAAATTATTGGCGGTAAACGGGATCAATCAAGCTGATTATGATGCAGCGTTAAATTCTGTGAATAATATCAAAGCTGATATTCAATTGTTAAAAGCGCAAATTGATAAAACAGTGGTAAAAGCTCCATTTGCCGGAGTATTAGGACTAAGGATGGTTAGTCCCGGGGCTTATATTACCCCACAAACTATACTGGCTACCTTACAGGAAACAAATAAAGTAAAAATTGATTTTACAGTACCTGCGATTTATGCTGACCTGATAAAACGTGGAGCTACTGTTTCAATCATAAATAATAACGAGCCTAAACGAACGGCTGTAATAGTGGCTACAGAAACTGAGATCAATACAACAACACGTAACCTGAAAGTGAGAGCATTATTGGGTGGAGTTCCCATTAATCCGGGGGCTTTTGTGAAAGTACTGATTGATGCCGGTAAACAAATTAATAGTATTGTTATCCCTACTAATGCCATCATACCGGATGCTACATCTAAAAAACTGATAGTGGTAAAAAATGGTAAAGGGACTTTTGTAAATGTAGAAACCGGGCTGCGTACATCAAGTGGCGTAGAAATTACAAAAGGTATAGCTGTTGGAGACTCTGTGGTTGTAACAGGGGTATTATTTGTTAAACCAAATGCACCCGTAAAAATAAAGAGCGTAAAGAACTTAACGGAGCTAACAAAAGAACAGTAA
- a CDS encoding PAS domain-containing sensor histidine kinase yields MIDFKKLFEEAPGLYLILNPELRIVEASNAYLIATMTDRMEIIGRDLFEVFPDNPDDATADGVSNLRNSLNYVLKNHIPHAMSVQKYDIRKPDGVFEERYWSPYNKPVFNEKREVIYIIHNVQDVTDLMRLQNAREDLDNENKVLLIQNEEKDRRTTELNIAYKEISDYKYALDESSIVAITDHKGIINHVNDNFCKISQYSREELIGQDHRIINSGFHSKEFIRTIWVTIANGNIWRGELKNKAKDGSFYWVDTTIIPFLNEQKKPYQYVAIRADITSRKLTEENLEKSLREISDYKYALNESSIVAITDQKGIIKYANYNFCKISKFSYEELIGQDHRIINSGYHPKDFIRNLWVTIANGKIWRGELKNKAKDGTFYWVDTTIVPFLNEAGRPYQYVAIRADITQRKQAEEEIKVLNEELETRVKERTEELESFSYSVSHDLRAPLRAVNGYARMLEEDYKHLFDEEGKRLLGEVQRNAKKMGVLIDDLLSFSRLGRKEINKSVIEMNDLVTAAIKEIQQTGEIQAQIKYNNLISVKADYTLMLHVMINLISNALKYSAKNKNPIVEIRCKREKDDLVYSVSDNGVGFDMEYIGKLFGVFQRLHSADEFPGTGVGLAIVQRIIHKHKGRVWAEGKVGKGAVFYFSLPEN; encoded by the coding sequence ATGATTGATTTTAAAAAACTTTTTGAAGAAGCACCAGGATTATACTTGATTTTAAATCCGGAACTAAGAATAGTGGAGGCAAGTAATGCTTACCTTATTGCTACGATGACTGATCGCATGGAAATAATTGGTAGAGACCTATTTGAAGTTTTTCCTGATAATCCGGATGATGCCACTGCGGACGGTGTATCTAATCTTCGTAATTCGTTGAACTATGTTTTAAAGAATCATATTCCACATGCAATGTCTGTACAAAAATATGATATCAGAAAACCAGATGGAGTTTTTGAAGAGCGGTATTGGAGCCCTTATAACAAGCCGGTTTTTAATGAAAAACGTGAGGTTATTTATATTATACATAATGTTCAGGATGTAACAGATCTGATGCGTCTTCAAAATGCAAGGGAAGATCTTGATAACGAAAATAAAGTGCTCCTCATTCAAAATGAGGAAAAGGATAGACGAACCACTGAACTTAACATCGCCTATAAAGAAATATCTGATTACAAATATGCACTGGATGAATCTTCTATCGTAGCTATCACCGATCATAAAGGGATCATCAATCACGTAAATGATAATTTTTGCAAAATTTCACAATATAGCAGAGAAGAACTGATTGGGCAGGATCATCGGATCATTAATTCCGGTTTTCACTCAAAAGAATTTATTCGTACGATATGGGTAACAATAGCGAATGGAAATATATGGAGAGGAGAACTGAAAAACAAAGCTAAAGATGGTAGTTTTTACTGGGTAGATACAACTATTATTCCTTTTTTGAATGAACAAAAAAAACCGTATCAATATGTTGCCATCAGGGCAGATATAACATCGAGAAAATTGACGGAGGAAAATTTGGAAAAAAGTCTGAGAGAAATATCAGATTATAAATATGCACTTAATGAATCATCGATAGTAGCGATTACAGATCAAAAAGGCATTATCAAATACGCCAATTATAATTTCTGCAAAATATCCAAGTTCAGCTATGAAGAATTGATTGGCCAGGATCATCGGATCATCAATTCCGGATACCATCCCAAAGACTTTATCCGCAACTTATGGGTGACCATTGCCAATGGCAAAATATGGAGAGGAGAATTGAAGAATAAAGCTAAAGATGGAACTTTTTATTGGGTGGATACAACCATTGTTCCTTTTTTAAATGAAGCAGGAAGGCCTTATCAATATGTAGCAATACGTGCCGATATTACACAGCGTAAACAAGCTGAAGAAGAAATTAAGGTTTTGAATGAAGAGTTGGAAACACGTGTAAAAGAACGAACAGAAGAACTTGAATCCTTTTCCTACTCTGTATCACATGATTTGAGGGCTCCCTTAAGAGCAGTGAATGGCTATGCAAGAATGCTAGAAGAAGATTATAAACATTTATTTGATGAAGAAGGAAAGCGATTGTTGGGGGAAGTTCAGCGGAATGCAAAAAAGATGGGAGTGTTGATAGATGATCTGCTTAGTTTTTCAAGGCTGGGCAGAAAAGAGATCAATAAGTCTGTTATTGAAATGAATGACCTTGTGACAGCTGCGATCAAAGAGATTCAGCAAACAGGAGAGATTCAGGCACAAATAAAATATAATAATCTCATATCTGTAAAGGCAGATTATACATTGATGTTACATGTTATGATTAATTTAATTTCTAATGCTTTAAAGTATTCAGCAAAAAATAAAAATCCAATTGTCGAAATACGATGTAAAAGAGAGAAAGACGATTTAGTTTATTCTGTTAGCGATAATGGCGTAGGTTTTGATATGGAGTATATCGGGAAACTTTTCGGCGTGTTTCAACGCTTACATTCTGCCGACGAATTTCCGGGAACCGGAGTGGGGCTTGCAATAGTACAGCGTATAATACATAAACATAAAGGAAGAGTTTGGGCTGAAGGAAAGGTTGGAAAGGGGGCTGTTTTTTATTTCAGTCTCCCCGAAAATTAA
- a CDS encoding response regulator — MLAENSEVEILLVEDNMNDAELTIRALRKNKLANNLIHLKDGASAIDFLFGKGEFEGRNINNMPKVILLDLKMPKIDGLEVLRNIKLNDSTKRIPIVILTSSKESPDIEKAYQLGANSYIVKPVDFDGFMKGISDLGFYWMLLNQNPI; from the coding sequence ATGTTAGCAGAAAATTCAGAAGTGGAGATATTGCTTGTAGAAGACAATATGAATGATGCAGAATTAACTATTCGTGCACTTCGAAAAAACAAACTTGCCAATAATCTTATTCATTTAAAAGATGGAGCAAGCGCTATTGATTTTCTTTTTGGCAAAGGAGAGTTTGAAGGAAGGAATATAAATAATATGCCTAAGGTTATTTTGCTGGACCTTAAAATGCCGAAAATTGATGGCCTTGAGGTGTTAAGGAATATAAAGTTGAATGATTCAACAAAAAGGATTCCGATTGTGATACTTACTTCTTCAAAGGAGAGTCCGGATATTGAAAAAGCTTATCAGTTAGGAGCTAACAGCTATATTGTTAAACCGGTAGATTTCGACGGCTTTATGAAAGGAATTTCAGACCTCGGTTTTTATTGGATGTTATTGAATCAAAATCCTATCTAA
- a CDS encoding response regulator, which translates to MKRFLLVDDHIVVRSGIKGLLSEIYKPAEIDEAGDGDSAVEKLKHATYDLMMMDIQMPNTDTLGLMEFIHIKYPSIKVLIFSMSSEKIYAKRFMKAGAKGFISKEAPLEEIKKAINLILNERMYISESLASALAEESFSNVSSNPFDKLSAREFEIVSLLLLGHTVSDISKSLNLQVSTVGTHKARLLEKLGVTNILELKELAVSFNL; encoded by the coding sequence ATGAAAAGATTTTTATTGGTTGATGACCATATTGTAGTCCGTTCCGGCATTAAAGGATTGCTTTCAGAAATATACAAGCCGGCCGAAATTGATGAGGCCGGAGATGGCGATAGTGCAGTGGAAAAATTAAAGCATGCGACATATGATTTGATGATGATGGATATTCAAATGCCTAATACAGATACGCTTGGATTGATGGAATTCATTCATATCAAGTACCCTTCCATAAAAGTTCTTATTTTTTCCATGAGTTCGGAGAAGATATATGCCAAACGGTTTATGAAGGCCGGAGCTAAAGGTTTTATTTCTAAAGAAGCACCATTAGAAGAAATAAAAAAGGCGATCAATCTCATATTAAATGAAAGAATGTATATAAGTGAGTCTCTTGCAAGCGCTCTTGCAGAAGAATCATTTTCTAATGTAAGTTCAAATCCGTTTGATAAACTTTCGGCAAGAGAATTTGAAATCGTTTCTTTATTGTTGTTAGGTCATACCGTAAGCGATATCTCAAAGTCATTAAATCTTCAGGTTTCTACAGTAGGCACACATAAAGCCAGGTTGTTAGAAAAATTAGGTGTTACCAATATTTTAGAATTAAAAGAGCTGGCAGTTTCATTTAATTTGTAA
- a CDS encoding PAS domain-containing sensor histidine kinase, giving the protein MKPIQIEEFEEQMKKRSDRLINYFLMAYFLIGLLFSFFYNTWDIAIGVGGSAVIAYYLSKHYSFHSTFYQYVLSAVIGIFMSQFIFQLHGMFEMHFFAFIGSAILITYRNWKLQLPLAAVLLLHHFFFGYLQVVSPDKVYFIQLDYTSLKTTIIHSTLTMSILSLCGLWSYNIKKASDDHIIQSIELGKLQEANKQKEVLIAMSDNLRINNEKLQEANKELRTIFNAIDEVLFSIDLVNNRIIQLSSTCEKVTGWTRTEFMADINLWIKLIHPDDLLHMNEKKLKLIEGKTIACTCRIIHKNGGLRWMEVKIIPTLDVKGELIRLDSIVKDVTERRKSEAALQESYKKIVAQKLLMKTTERLARFGSWQIDIQDEIVKWSDEAFRIYGYGSTEHEPSYEFFLNHVHPEDLEYVKATMEHAYLHLDSEKLNFRIIDRKGQTKYLYAELMIERNVDGEPIRVAGFKQDITEKVMLEQSLAEERSCKQKEITAAVINAQEQERSFLGEELHDNINPVLATAKLYMDSALENADIRIDLIKSTKEFITMAMDDIRKLSKSLLPPSLGEVSLLESLTDMIENISRVNDLHFIVNSEGFDESSISDKQKLTIFRIAQEQITNILKHAKANTVIISLKQRENYLQLIIKDDGVGFNTAKKRNGVGLQNIASRAELYNGNVTINSKLGKGCELVVNFNNQVIPSRNDIAKAS; this is encoded by the coding sequence ATGAAACCTATTCAAATCGAAGAGTTTGAAGAGCAGATGAAAAAACGATCTGATCGGCTCATAAACTATTTCCTGATGGCCTATTTTTTGATTGGGCTGTTATTTTCATTTTTTTATAATACCTGGGATATTGCAATTGGTGTTGGGGGTAGTGCTGTCATTGCATATTATTTATCAAAACATTATTCTTTCCACTCAACTTTTTATCAATATGTACTAAGTGCTGTGATTGGCATTTTTATGTCGCAATTTATTTTTCAGTTGCATGGTATGTTCGAGATGCATTTTTTTGCTTTTATAGGAAGTGCGATTCTCATTACTTACCGAAACTGGAAACTACAGCTTCCGCTGGCTGCTGTATTACTACTTCATCACTTTTTTTTCGGATATCTTCAGGTTGTTAGTCCTGATAAGGTCTACTTTATTCAATTGGATTACACCTCTTTAAAAACCACTATAATACACAGTACGCTTACAATGTCAATTTTATCTCTTTGTGGGTTATGGTCATATAATATTAAAAAAGCCAGTGATGATCATATCATACAGAGTATAGAATTGGGGAAATTGCAGGAAGCTAATAAACAGAAAGAGGTGCTTATTGCAATGAGTGATAATCTGAGAATAAATAATGAGAAGCTGCAGGAAGCAAATAAAGAGTTAAGAACCATATTTAACGCAATTGATGAAGTACTGTTTTCAATTGATCTGGTGAACAACCGCATTATACAATTGTCGTCTACTTGCGAAAAAGTGACAGGCTGGACAAGAACTGAGTTTATGGCTGATATTAATTTGTGGATCAAACTCATACATCCTGATGATCTTTTGCATATGAATGAAAAGAAATTAAAATTAATAGAGGGGAAAACGATTGCATGTACATGTCGCATTATTCATAAAAACGGAGGTTTACGTTGGATGGAAGTGAAAATTATTCCCACACTGGATGTCAAAGGAGAATTAATAAGATTAGATAGTATAGTTAAGGATGTTACAGAAAGAAGAAAGTCTGAAGCTGCATTACAAGAGAGCTATAAGAAAATAGTTGCACAAAAACTATTAATGAAAACTACTGAACGGTTGGCCCGTTTTGGTAGCTGGCAAATAGATATACAAGATGAGATCGTTAAATGGTCGGATGAAGCATTCAGGATATATGGGTATGGTTCAACTGAGCATGAACCTTCGTATGAGTTCTTTTTAAATCATGTGCATCCCGAAGATCTGGAATATGTTAAAGCAACGATGGAGCATGCTTACTTACATTTGGATTCGGAAAAACTAAATTTCAGGATCATTGACAGAAAAGGGCAAACGAAATATTTGTATGCTGAATTAATGATTGAAAGAAATGTTGATGGTGAACCGATACGTGTTGCAGGCTTTAAACAGGATATTACTGAAAAAGTGATGCTGGAACAAAGTTTGGCAGAAGAAAGGAGTTGTAAACAAAAAGAGATAACCGCAGCTGTTATTAATGCACAAGAACAGGAACGGTCTTTTTTAGGAGAGGAATTGCATGATAATATTAATCCGGTTTTGGCTACTGCCAAATTATACATGGATAGTGCATTGGAAAATGCAGACATTCGCATTGATCTTATTAAGAGTACAAAAGAGTTTATCACTATGGCAATGGATGATATCAGAAAATTGTCTAAATCACTTTTGCCACCGTCTTTAGGAGAGGTTAGTCTATTAGAATCTTTGACAGATATGATAGAAAATATCAGCAGGGTAAATGATCTGCATTTTATTGTAAATAGCGAAGGATTTGATGAAAGCTCGATAAGTGATAAACAAAAATTGACCATTTTTAGGATAGCACAGGAACAAATAACCAATATTCTTAAACATGCTAAAGCAAATACCGTTATTATCAGCCTCAAACAACGGGAAAATTATCTGCAACTGATCATCAAAGATGATGGAGTTGGATTTAATACTGCAAAAAAACGGAATGGAGTTGGGTTACAAAATATCGCCAGCAGAGCAGAATTATACAATGGGAATGTTACGATTAATTCAAAATTAGGTAAGGGGTGTGAATTAGTAGTAAATTTCAATAATCAGGTGATTCCCTCCAGAAATGATATAGCAAAGGCAAGTTAA
- a CDS encoding hybrid sensor histidine kinase/response regulator, producing the protein MNRKLKILHLEDLDSDAELVERELKKGNILFDKLVVDTRDDFENALAQFSPDIILSDHSLPSFNSIQALKIVKRAGLNIPFILITATVSEEFAVSVMQEGADDYILKDKMGRLPSAIAHVMEKYESNLAKKQAEARLLAAHERLMFHLENSPLGYIEWDDALNVKTWSKRTQEIFGWTKEEFNQIPKNKHSHVYVEDREKVYAIAEKLANGTLERDNTLNRNYTKDGNVIWCEWFNSTLKNENGKVVTIMSLVQDVTERKKAEEALVEKELRFREFFETAPEAILVVDPATARFVDYNDNALRLLKCSGEALLKKGPRDITAPFQSQGDGLDERIKEYIIRTMQGERPIFDWIIRDFEGNDIFCEIRLNVIANAGNPMIRASVLDITERVQLERKLLEEKIKNQKEITEAIITAQEFERSFLGEELHDNINQILATSKLYMDVSINSDILRKDLMTSSRNYLADAMEEIRKLSKSLQPPSLGETSLQSAVNEMLGNIKQLNKLDIIYEWENVDEKTLNEKIKLAVFRIIQEQLNNISKHAQAKKASIQLKQMNTRLILIIKDDGVGFDTSAKRKGIGLKNISNRASLFNGEVTIVSAPGAGCVLTVKFSI; encoded by the coding sequence TTGAATAGAAAATTAAAAATATTACACCTCGAAGATCTTGATTCGGATGCAGAATTGGTGGAACGTGAATTGAAGAAGGGCAATATCTTGTTTGATAAATTGGTAGTAGATACCAGAGACGATTTTGAGAATGCATTGGCACAATTTTCTCCGGATATCATCTTGTCTGATCATTCTCTACCTTCTTTTAATTCAATACAAGCTTTGAAAATTGTAAAACGTGCAGGATTAAATATTCCATTCATTCTCATTACAGCAACGGTTTCGGAAGAATTTGCAGTAAGCGTTATGCAGGAAGGAGCTGATGATTATATTCTTAAAGACAAAATGGGGAGGCTGCCATCAGCAATTGCTCATGTGATGGAGAAGTATGAATCAAACCTGGCAAAAAAACAGGCTGAGGCTCGTTTGCTTGCAGCCCATGAAAGATTAATGTTTCATCTTGAAAATTCGCCATTAGGGTATATAGAATGGGATGATGCGTTGAATGTAAAAACATGGTCGAAACGTACACAGGAAATTTTTGGGTGGACTAAAGAAGAGTTTAATCAGATCCCAAAAAATAAACATAGTCATGTGTATGTAGAAGACAGAGAAAAGGTGTACGCAATTGCAGAAAAATTAGCGAATGGTACATTAGAAAGAGATAATACACTAAACAGAAACTACACCAAAGATGGGAATGTTATTTGGTGTGAGTGGTTTAATTCTACGCTTAAAAATGAAAATGGAAAAGTTGTTACGATCATGTCTTTAGTGCAGGATGTTACCGAACGAAAGAAAGCAGAAGAGGCACTTGTTGAAAAGGAACTTCGTTTCAGGGAATTTTTTGAAACGGCACCTGAGGCAATTTTGGTAGTAGATCCTGCTACTGCCAGGTTTGTGGATTATAACGATAATGCATTGCGATTGCTTAAATGTTCTGGCGAAGCATTGCTTAAAAAAGGTCCTCGAGATATTACTGCTCCATTTCAATCGCAGGGAGATGGGCTGGATGAAAGAATAAAGGAATATATCATTCGTACTATGCAGGGAGAACGACCCATATTTGATTGGATAATTCGGGATTTTGAAGGGAATGATATTTTTTGCGAAATAAGGTTGAATGTGATTGCAAATGCTGGCAATCCTATGATAAGGGCGAGTGTGTTGGATATTACTGAAAGAGTTCAGTTGGAACGAAAATTATTGGAAGAGAAAATAAAAAATCAAAAAGAAATAACGGAGGCCATTATAACAGCACAGGAATTTGAACGTTCGTTTCTTGGGGAAGAGTTGCACGATAATATTAACCAGATACTGGCTACTTCCAAGTTGTATATGGATGTTTCGATCAATTCTGATATTTTGCGAAAAGACCTGATGACAAGTAGTCGCAATTATTTAGCTGATGCGATGGAGGAAATAAGGAAGTTGTCTAAGTCTTTACAGCCTCCATCATTAGGAGAAACAAGCCTTCAGAGTGCTGTGAATGAAATGCTTGGAAACATAAAACAATTGAATAAATTGGATATTATTTACGAATGGGAAAATGTGGATGAAAAAACTTTAAATGAAAAAATAAAATTAGCAGTATTTAGAATTATCCAGGAGCAGTTGAATAATATATCCAAACATGCTCAGGCTAAAAAGGCATCTATTCAGCTAAAACAAATGAACACCAGATTGATCTTAATTATTAAGGATGATGGTGTGGGATTCGATACATCTGCCAAACGTAAAGGAATAGGACTTAAAAATATTTCAAACAGAGCAAGTTTGTTTAATGGAGAAGTAACCATTGTTTCAGCCCCAGGAGCTGGATGCGTACTAACTGTAAAATTCAGTATTTAA